CAGTCACCAGGCCATAGAAGGCAAATTATCTCACCTCTCTGGAACTCACTCCCCTAATTTGTAAACTAAGGACTATTCCCAGGTGTTGGAGATCATTGCAGAGAAAAGGTCAATAAAGTACTGCAAGGCTTTCCAATAAGAGAGAGTTTATTCATAAACTCGatattttacaactttttaaGCTGTAACCCTGAATCTAATTTCCAATTGTAGAAACGTACTATTCCACATCAAATAGGAACAATTCCTTTATCCTTAAAAGCTTTACTCAGAATAATATGCATTCTAAATAAGACTGTTATTTTTCTGCCATGAAATTCTAATTGTGAGAGTCTGCAAACCCCTTTATGATGCTTTTCTTAAAACGTCAATataatttccttctgttttttattttatttttttgtctttttgctatttcttgggccgctcccgcggcatatggaagttcccaggctaggggtccaatcggagctgtagccaccggcctacgccagagccacagcaacgcaggatccgacacaggatccgagccgcgtctgcaacctacaccacagctcacggcaacgctagatcgttaacccactgagcaaaggaagggactggacctgcaacctcatggttcccagtcggattcgttaaccactgagccacgacgggaactcccttctgtttattttttgctcttggAACTCAATTGTTTTCCTTCCTATCATAAATTATAGCAACAGTAATTTataataatccattgtgtatacgcTAAACCTCCCACCAGACTCTGAAGTCCATGAAAGCAGAGACAATGTTTATTTTGCTCCCTGCTGTGCATCCACCACTTaccacagtgcctagcacagggcAACTGTTCaataaatgcatgttgaattatttcttaaatactgaaaaaaatattaatcagtCCAGAGTAAAAGGGTGAGCAATTTTGCAGGTATTCACACAAAAATCAATCTGAGAGGAATCTAGGGACCTTAGCAGAGATCGTGAACCCTTTCTTGCAAGAACCATGGAGagtttttcttaatttgaaatttattggagttcccatcatggctcagtggttaacagatccgacaaggaaccgtgaagttgcaggttcgatccctggcctcactcagtgggttaaggatccggcgttgccacgagctgtggtgtacgtcgaagacgtggctcggatcctgcgttgctgtggctgtggctgtggcgtaggctggggtctacagcttcgattcgacccctagcctgggaacctccatatgccacgggagccaccatagaaaaggaaaaaaagacccaaaaaaatgtattcatttctatGCCGGTCATGTCCTCTAACCATAGGTGTGAACTGGTAGATTAATATCTGTTATTTCCTATAAGgttgctctttttcctcctttcaactattttttcttctttgcactaTGTTTCCTCCCCTTTCTCTTGCCCTGAGTTTGCTCTGTGACGTGCTCAGATAATGGCCATGATCATATATCTCTGAATGGCACTTTATGGTTGTCTGTGGACTTGAATCCATTTTTAGCTCATGCGAGCCTCACAATGGTGTTCAGAGGGGAAGAAGGCAAATGGAAAGACCCCTATTTTGCAGAGGAGAGAGGTGAGGCTCCAAGAAGTGCATTGCCTGCCCTAACAAGAAGTGACCAGCAATACCTGGAAAAGGGCTCTCATAACCCTGAATGTGGCCCTTCTGAATCTACACCATCTCCCGAAAAAACCACACAGACCTTCCCGCCACTGAGCACTGAGATACAGGAATACCTAAAGGAAGTGAGAAGGCTTGAAGGATGGGTGAGTCACAGCTGAGGGGAAATTGGCTTGAGTTGTCAGGACAACCCTGGACAGGAGCCCACTCTGCGATCCCTCTCACAGAAGGCGCCAAGCCTGACGCTTCAGCCGTCTACTGGATCTAGAAGCCAGTCTCCACTATCCGGGGagaaaatgcaggacactggggaaaacagcagcaacaacagtaACAGTGAACAAGGTCAAATGTGGACCAATTAGTTTAGGTCCTtaacttcactttctttttctgtttttctttttcttttttgtagctgcacccaaggcctatggaaaTTTCCAAACAAGGGACTgagtccgagccacagctgcagcaacctatgccacagctgcagcaacaccaggtccgttaacccactgcattggccagggatcaaaccagagcctctgaggcaacccgagccactgcagttggagttTTCACCCACTGCATCACGGCAGGAACCCCCTTTACTTCACTTTCCACTAGTAGCAATATTAGTATCTCTGTCCTTAATTATTCTTTTACTTATTATATAGAAATAAGCTAAAAATccaactttcggagttcccgtcgtggctcagcagttaacgaacccgactagcacccatgaggacagggtttcgatccctagcctcgctcagtgggttaaggatccggcattgccgtgagctgtggtgtagcttgcagatgcagcttggatcccacgttgctgctgcggctctgatgtaggctagcagctacaactccgattggacccctagcctgggaacctccatatgctgcgggtttggccctcaaaagacaaaaaaaaaaaaaaatcaactttccaATTCTTAGCAGAGAAGGAAACGAAGCAAGGTTGTTCTCACTAGAAAGATAAATGGACAATGCACGAATGTTCAAACCCAAcagttataaaagaaatacaaatactaccataataaaatttcatttttcacccACCAAATTGGGAAACACTTTTCAAATAACAGATCCACCATAAACATAGGGAAACAGGAATTCTCAAACAGAGTTGCTAGGAAtacatgacaggaaaaaaaaaaaaaaaaggtaaatagaCCCATTTCTGGAGAGCAGTATGGCAGTGAATATCAGAGGCCTTAAAATATCGTTCCTTAATGTTCGGTCCAATAATTCCACCCAGTAATTACTCTCGTTTCTGAAGTGATCAGGAAAGTGCATGAAGATTTATAGACAATTGTAACTATGGCCACAATTATCATAAAGTTGCAAATAGCTTAAATGATGAAAAAGATAAGATTTTTAGGCAACTTAGAAATACAGTTTTACAATGAACGctaggaaatattaaaaataacgtTATCAAATATACTTAAGAATACAAGATAATGAAAATGTATATGTTTAAGCAAAAAGGCAAGTTATACAACAGTAGGCACAATATGATTCCAgtgagagttctctggtggctcagagggttaaggacccagagttatCACTACTggggcccaggtttgatccctggtcccggaaattccacatgccgagCCAAAGacagatatgatatatatatatatatatatatatatatatatgtaactcctgtgatttaataaaatgataaacaaatatatagaaaaatgacCAGAGGGATATATGGAAACATTAGTAGAGAATTTCTCCTGATGATAAAATCATGGATGATTTGTCTTCtttatacctttcttttttttttttttgtcttttgtcttttgtcttttttgttgttgttgttgctatttcttgggccgctccagtggcatatggaggttcccaggctaggggtccaatcggagctgtagccaccagcctacaccagagccacagcaacgcgggatccgagccgcgtctgcaacctacaccacagctcacggcaacgccagatcgttaacccactgagcaagggcagggatcgaacccgcaacctcatggttcctagtcggattcgttaaccactgcgccacgacgggaactcccttctttataCCTCTCTATGTAGTTCAAAGTTTTAAATGAATACGTAATATGTGATGATAGAGACTGGAAAAATAGCGTATTTCCCCATATTAATGTAATTTTGATCTTCAAAAGTACCCAGACTAAACTAATACAATATTCCATATCGATGACACATCGAttaaaaattagataattttttaaagtcccaAAAGCTAAAAGAGAGTTACTGAAACAAGGTTCTTCTCTTTAAAACAAGAATACTTCATCAGACCAACGGGTCACGAGAATAAAAACTGAGCAGCACCAGAGAAGAGACCTACATACTACGGGCGCACATCACGCGTGTTCCCGTCAGGGCTGGTGTTGGAATTATAATAGCAGAAGCCTTCAGTGATACCTCATAAAGCTTGTGTTCTAGTGACAAATAGCAAGAGTAATCAGTTCCGATTTAGCAATGAACTCAAATAAAGGTTAATTAGGAAACTAGAGACTCTTTACAAGCCTCTAAATGTCAAACCAATCAAAGGATAATGGGTGCACTAACACAAACAAGAACCAGGAAAGAAGCCTTCTGGTTGGACCAACACCCACTGGAGAGGATATATAAGAGCTCCAGAGCAAAAGAGAGACATTCACATCTCAGAAGAAGTCTCAGCTTTCTTTAAATCAAACCGATCAAAAACACAGTTTCCCAACACCATGGCCTGCTGTGTTGCCCGATGCTGCAGCGTCCCCACCGGCCCCGCCACCACCATCTGCTCCTCTGACAAATTCTGCCGGTGTGGAGTCTGCCTGCCCAGCACCTGCCCCCACACGACTTGGCTATTGGAGCCAATCTGCTGTGACaactgccccccaccctgccacaTCCCTAAGCCCTGTGTGCCCACCTGCTTCCTGCTCAACTCCTCCCagcccacccctggcctggagacCCTCAATCTCACAACCTACGTTCAGCCCGGCTGCGGCAGCGAGCCCTGcatcccaagatgctgctgagtGATGACTGCTTTGCTCGGAGCCTGACGTGGAACGAGTCAACCCAGAAGCTCTAGTATTCACCTGTCTCGGTACCTGCAACAAATGTGGCTCCACTTTCAATGTTGGAACAAGGATGGCGCTGTCATTGACAacctccataaaaaagaaaccaagagatTTTCAACGGCCACGGATCAGAGATCAGTAAACTAGGGCAATTGGAATAGGTGGATGCTCATAGACTTGCCAAAGTTGCTTGATTCCTTCATATGAAAGTGTATCTTTCTTTGGGTGCTTTGGGAATTCTTTTTCCAGTCTTGAATGGTATCTTCCTGGAAATTGAGGAACTTCATGATTATCCTAATAAATTTTACATCTCTGGCATAGCACAAACGTCTATAgttacttctgtttatttttgttaattcatTGAGTGTATTTCTTGAATCCAAAGGTCCGCATTTTAAGAAATGAGAACATCTGAAAAATCAAAAAGGGTGACAATACGGACAAATATTTCTTGCTTTTATCGTTCTTGTTGTTTTAAGAAACCTAAATGGCTTTGCATATAAAATGGTCCAGTATATTGGCATACCTTCTCTGACTTTCTGCCCCCAAAATGGTTTAAGGTAAGaccaaatatgaaataataaatcaaCTAACCCAGATGCCTGATCTgtttttgcaaaaaaataaaataataataacaatatcatccattcaacaagcATACTAAAAGCCTGTTTTATTGTCCCTGCTAAAAATAAGCTGACTGTCTGGAGGATAAGGCAGATACATACACAATACCCTCTCATTCCCTCATACAATTGATCATTATTAATTGAATGCCAGGCATGgtattatgataaaaatataagtGCTCTACCAGTAGCATTAATAAACTTCTGTGGTACCACAAAAGTGAGAACCATTAAGAAATCAAGATAGCTGCCCcaaagataaagaagagaaagacatagTCAAGGACAAATTGACTGAAGCTGGAGATCAAAAGACTATGATAAAGAAGATGCTGCCAAAGAGAGACTGGGCAGTGGTGTTAGGTCACCAACTGAGCATGGgagcagagaagcaggaaagaatTAAAAGGGGAATACTGAGTTTTGCTGCAGACATGGCAAGACACAAGTGGCATATCTAAATGAAGTCTAGGCAGCTGGAATTTGCACAGTAGGGTTCTAGGAGGATGAGGTATGAGGGAAGGAGCAAAGGTCTATATAAAAGATCTGATCAAGTACTTGCAAAAGGCTGCGTTGCATTCACGCAGGATGAAATTCCAAGATGCTAGCATAGAATGGCTGCTGGGGGATAAAGAGCTGAGTGGAAATACAAGAAGTCATTCAAGTCTAAAAGACTTTGAAGTTCCAGGCTTTCTGGAGCAGGCAAAGCTCTTTGAGTCCCTTAGGCATTCAGTCGTATTCCAGAAGAGTAAGGAGCCTTATGAAAAGAGTAAGGATCACAGTCCCGAGTAAAGAACACACTAAATTACACCTGTCCCAGAAAAAGCTAAAACCACGCCTAAGGATCCAGAGAAAAATGATGCCTAACTTCTGTTCAGTCAAACCTCATCTTTAAGGTCctgaaagtgaaaaaaagcatTAATCCAGAATTCTAATACCTTGCAAAATAGCCTTCAAAActtgaaaggaaagcaaaaatatttttagataaacaACACTGATTAAAAATATTGCCTGAAGATTTATACTGTGGAAAACACTAAAGAatagtctttttctttaaaagaataattatatcAAATGAAATCTCAGACCTACAGGAAGCATAAAAGAATCCTGGAAATGGTCAATTTAGCAGAACTGCGGAGACTGTATTGCCAAGTAGCATATACTTTCTCCTGGATAATCAGCCCATGAAAAATAAGCTGAAGATTTGAAAAgtcacttcacaaaagaagatatccaaatggccaataaatacatgaaaagttgctcaacatcattagtcaaaagaaaaatgtaaattaaactgTAACACTtaaatgtgaccaaaaaaatcattttaatcatAAATGTCTGACAATACCACATGTTGGTGAAGATACAGAGGAACTAAACCTCTCAAATGTTATTgtcaagaatgtaaaatggtataattaTATTGGGGGAAAAAGCTAGTAATAtcctttttgtaaaattttttggctgtgtccacattatgcggaagttcctgggccaggaattgaacccatgccacagtagtgacctgagcctcagcagcgacaatgccagatccttaacccctagaaCCTATGGGTGGACAATCAAGACGtggattattttttcaaagaaacttcCTTTGACTCTAGGTCACCGTGGGATCATAACTTTCCTGTGGATATTTATAACTTTCAagtatgtttttgaaattttgaacTCATGTCCTTTGCAGAACTGCATCATTATACCATTGGCACGCTAAGAATTTTAAGCACAAGTGTGGAAATATTAAGAGAACTACTAAAATCAAACCCAACtctgctcagagttcccactgtggctcagtggtaatgaacctgactagtctctgtgagaatttgggttccatccctggcctcactcagtgggttaagtatctggcattgctgtgagctgtggtgcgggtcgcacagtcagctcagatcccgctttgctatggccatggcgtagactggcagctgtagctctgattcaacccctagcctgggaacttccctatgccatcagtgtggccctaaaaggaaaaaacccaactctGCTCAATGAATAATAAGTCATAAGAGactattttaatgcatttatttaagGTTTCTAGGTTTGGCtttggttatttgtttatttttgttatcagCTACCTAAGGAAGTAGTgctcaaaattagaaaaaaattgtttattctaaatcaagaaaatattaatgttgtcagaataattgtttttttcccataaagattttaaagattCTGCAGACAAATTATTCTgtacatttttaaggaaataaatatcacaattaaagccaagaaaagtgaaaagtgaaGATAAAATTTAAGAGAGAATCCTGAAAACTTAGATCTCAAATACCTATCCATTTGGTACCACAAGAGATTTCATCCAATGGAACTGCTGGAACTCATAGAATTTTATTCGTAAAttccagtatttttaattttcatgctcTTGGGAGCTTCAAGactaaataaattagtaaaaaagagaaaagaggctcCATATCCCAGAAGAAAAGCCTGTTTCTTCCTTGCCCCTACTCtgaaatgtaatttaattaaTGAGGGTTTAGTTTCCCAAGAAACTAAAAGATTATAAGAGAGTTTGTATTTCATTCCTATTAGagatgcagttaaaaaaaaacaaaaaaaacaaaaaaccccacagtatCCCTGATAGGAAAACGAGGCATTAGAAATGTGGAGACGGCAATTTTCAGGAAATCAAAGATCacaactccaggagttcctgtcgtggcgcagcggaaatgaatccaactaggagccatgaggtttcgggtttgatccctggcctcagtcaatgggttaaggatccagcgttgccgtgagctgtggtgcaggtcacagatgtggcttggatctggcatgtctgaggctgtggcgtaggccagcagctacagctccaatgggacccctagcctgggaacctccctatgccataggtgtggccctaaaaaagaaaaaaaaaaaatcgcaatgATCACAACCCCATAACTTGATAACCAATTTATATTTTCGGACTGGAGAGCAAAAATTAAGCCCATCTGTTATGTAAAGTGACTTGTCAATTTGCACCCAAGTAGGTATGgttcacacacacactttaaaccCAGTACACACCTCACTCCTTTACCACGTGAGCACGGCGAGACCACAGAAAGCACTGCAAGGACTGCAAACCACACAGGACACTTTTATGGTGGTGACACAAACAAACAAGGGGCGCTTAAATgagtgatatcacttataggtggaatcttaaaaaagatgcaaatgaacatatctgcagaacagaaacagactcacagactttgaaaacaaacttgtgggtACCAAAGGGGataagtgggggcagggggggatgGACCGGGGAGGTTGGGATGGGCAGATGcaccctgaggtatatggaatgactggccatcGGACACCTGCCATATAGCATAGCGAACTCCACCCAGTCTTCTGTAATAATccatgtggggaaagaatctgtaaGAGAATGGATGTGGGCACGTGTATAACTGAACCGCtttgttgtccagcagaaatgatcacaaccttgtaagtcaattCTACCtcaacaaaaccttaaaaaaatgaaaaaatgacttctaatattaattttaaaagaagacataaaCCATTTTCAAGGCACAGGCTCAAAATCTGTGggaatattattttccttatgcCCAATCAATTGTATCTATAATTACTGATTGgccaaattttcccttttctttccttttggtcaAAAGGAAAGTATTTCCTATGaagattttctgaaaaaaagcatttttatccTCCCGGCACATGGCAACAGTGTCCTTATTTAGCAACTTGAAGTTATGCCTGTTTTATGAGGCATAAAACTCTTCTTCAGCAAATAAACAACACTAATGAGTGTTCATATGAAAACTGGCACCGGAAAACATCCGGTGCTTTGCGTGCTTTGCGTAAATACCCATTTGGGGGCTGATATAAAAGTCTCCGGAGAGAAGGAGAGCTGGAGTTTTGCAACTAGTCTCTGCCCTTCTCGTCTGATAGGATGGCTTCTGACTCTTCCCCCTCCTGCTGCTCTTCTGCGTCGAGGGCCGGGGCTTCTGATGGCGCGATTGCTTCAACCGGTCCCGTGGACGCCACGTGTCTCCCCAGCGCCTGTGCCACCTCCAGATGCCACACTCCCACCTTCCTCCCCAGGTCCTGTGCATCAGCTGGTTGCCTCACGCCACGCTGCTTGGCCGGGAGCTGCCACGCTCCGTGCCTGGTGGGGAACTGTGTCTGGGGTGAGGATGGCGTGTTCAACAGCAACGAGAAGGAGACGATGCGGTTCCTGAACGACAGACTCGCCAACTATCTGGAGAAGGTGCGCGGGCTGGAGGAGCTGAATGCGGAGTTGGAATGCAGGATCCGGGAACAGAGTGAAGAGGACGCCCCGTCGGTGTGCCCTGATTACCAGAGTTACTTCGACACCATTGAAGAGCTCCAACAAAAGGTCTCGTATCTCATCGCCCTGAAGTCCCACCTTCCCGgtctgtgacttgctttatttttgttctgttaGAGGCTGTTCTGTGGCAGGATaccagggaaaggggagggactTCTCAGAGGTAATGCGATGCAGAGGAAAGTCAGGAGGCCTCAGCACCAGCCCCCAGGCTGCCGCTAATTACTAAGTGATCATGATAAAATAATTGACCTCTAAATTTACCTTTATCAGCTAGGGAAGGAGGAACAACAGTGTTATATCGAGAAGGACTTCTGTATGACACACTGTATGTGTACACATGTAcacgtttttttttcttttttgtcccgtCCCACCCCCGCACACGGAgttcctggactggggatcagatctgagctg
The Phacochoerus africanus isolate WHEZ1 chromosome 14, ROS_Pafr_v1, whole genome shotgun sequence DNA segment above includes these coding regions:
- the LOC125113808 gene encoding keratin-associated protein 3-3 gives rise to the protein MACCVARCCSVPTGPATTICSSDKFCRCGVCLPSTCPHTTWLLEPICCDNCPPPCHIPKPCVPTCFLLNSSQPTPGLETLNLTTYVQPGCGSEPCIPRCC